Proteins encoded in a region of the Trichosurus vulpecula isolate mTriVul1 chromosome 9, mTriVul1.pri, whole genome shotgun sequence genome:
- the LOC118830620 gene encoding cyclin-dependent kinase 4 inhibitor B-like: MTEKSEEERSFRLGSYLDLTSVAARGQVERLQELLAAGADPNGVNRFGRRPIQVMMMGNAGVAELLLKHGADPNIPDPTTLTLPVHDAAREGFLDTLILLHRAGARLDIGDSLGRLPLHLAQQQGHHQVTLYLRAVTGD; this comes from the exons atgacagaaaaatcagaagaggaaaggagttTTCGCCTCGGCAGCTATCTCGACCTGACAAGTGTCGCTGCCCGAGGGCAAGTAGAACGTTTGCAGGAGCTCCTGGCAGCGGGAGCAGATCCCAACGGAGTCAATCGCTTTGGAAGGCGGCCCATCCAG GTCATGATGATGGGTAatgctggagtggcagagctccTACTGAAGCATGGAGCAGATCCCAACATCCCTGACCCCACCACCCTCACCCTACCAGTCCATGACGCAGCCCGGGAGGGTTTCCTGGACACTCTGATCTTGCTTCATCGTGCAGGAGCACGATTGGACATTGGAGACTCTCTGGGCCGCCTCCCCTTGCACCTAGCCCAGCAGCAGGGACACCACCAAGTCACTTTATACCTTCGAGCAGTTACGGGGGATTGA